From Camelus ferus isolate YT-003-E chromosome 18, BCGSAC_Cfer_1.0, whole genome shotgun sequence, one genomic window encodes:
- the LOC102512583 gene encoding zinc finger protein 205 isoform X1, whose product MSTGGGGIWATQDKERAREISGHGHSCQEMLSKSEETVPLGAAQESPHIKMEPEESHPDGASQEARAQGVRGWMPLSQDSKEKVHFLPGGALPSPQIPVLSQEGRTRDRQMAAALLTAWSQMPVTFEDVALYLSREEWGQLDHTQQSFYRDVLQKRNGLSFAGFPFSRPFWACQVQGKGEASSSSRQTGDEERRGAMEVGKKELAPSLAALRDVKSFKGRVERAQGDALQCGQPAASGQSPGPAKDDVQSAPLEEGQPKPAPPDNGLPKAQEGGFPERPRDQETTAPESSEEGLAVDGDADKKTYTCEQCGKGFSWHSHLVTHRRTHTGEKPYACTDCGKRFGRSSHLIQHQIIHTGEKPYTCPSCWKSFSHHSTLIQHQRIHTGEKPYVCDRCAKRFTRRSDLVTHQGTHTGAKPHKCPICGKCFTQSSALVTHQRTHTGVKPYPCPECGKCFSQRSNLIAHNRTHTGEKPYHCLDCGKSFSHSSHLTAHQRTHRGVRPYSCPLCGKSFSRRSNLHRHEKIHTAGPKALAMLMLGAAGALASPPPAPT is encoded by the exons ATTTCAGGTCATGGGCATTCTTGTCAAGAAATGCTTTCCAAGTCGGAGGAGACAGTGCCTTTGGGAGCCGCTCAGGAGTCACCCCACATCAAGATGGAGCCAGAAGAGTCACACCCTGATGGGGCGTCACAGGAGGCCAGAGCTCAAGGAGTGCGGGGCTGGATGCCCCTAAGCCAGGACTCTAAAGAGAAAGTGCATTTCCTGCCtggtggag ccctcccctccccccagatccCTGTACTTTCCCAGGAGGGGAGGACCAGAGACCGGCAGATGGCTGCGGCACTCCTCACCGCCTGGTCCCAG ATGCCAGTGACCTTTGAGGACGTGGCTCTGTACCTCTCCCGTGAGGAGTGGGGACAGCTGGACCACACACAGCAGAGCTTCTACAGGGATGTCCTGCAGAAGAGGAACGGGCTGTCCTTTG CAGGGTTTCCCTTCAGCAGACCTTTCTGGGCCTGTCAAGTGCAGGGCAAGGGCGAGGCCTCAAGCTCCAGCCGACAGACAGgagatgaggagaggagag GAGCCatggaggtggggaagaaggagCTGGCCCCATCCCTGGCAGCCCTCAGGGATGTGAAGTCCTTCAAAGGCAGGGTGGAGAGAGCCCAGGGGGACGCCCTGCAGTGCGGGCAGCCAGCGGCCAGcgggcagagcccagggccagccaAAGACGATGTGCAGTCCGCTCCCTTGGAGGAGGGACAGCCCAAACCAGCCCCGCCTGACAATggcctcccaaaggcccaggaGGGTGGCTTCCCAGAGCGACCCAGAGACCAGGAGACCACCGCCCCTGAGAGCAGCGAGGAGGGCCTGGCTGTCGACGGCGACGCAGACAAGAAGACCTACACGTGCGAGCAGTGCGGCAAGGGCTTCAGCTGGCACTCCCACCTGGTGACGCACCGGCGCACACACACGGGCGAGAAGCCCTACGCCTGCACGGACTGCGGCAAGCGCTTCGGCCGCAGCTCGCACCTCATCCAGCACCAGATCATCCACACCGGCGAGAAGCCCTACACCTGCCCCTCCTGCTGGAAGAGCTTTAGCCACCACTCGACGCTGATCCAGCACCAGCGCATCCACACGGGCGAAAAGCCCTACGTGTGCGACCGCTGCGCCAAGCGCTTCACCCGCCGCTCGGACCTGGTCACCCATCAGGGCACCCACACGGGCGCCAAGCCACACAAGTGTCCCATCTGCGGCAAGTGCTTCACGCAGAGCTCGGCCCTCGTCACCCACCAGCGCACCCACACTGGGGTCAAGCCCTACCCGTGCCCCGAGTGCGGCAAGTGCTTCAGCCAGCGCTCCAACCTCATTGCCCACAACCGCACGCACACCGGCGAGAAGCCCTACCACTGCCTCGATTGCGGCAAGAGCTTCAGCCACAGCTCGCACCTGACCGCCCACCAGCGCACCCACCGCGGGGTCCGGCCCTACTCCTGCCCGCTGTGCGGCAAGAGCTTCAGCCGCCGCTCCAACCTGCACCGGCACGAGAAGATTCACACGGCGGGGCCCAAGGCCCTGGCCATGCTGATGCTGGGGGCGGCCGGGGCGCTGGCCTCACCCCCACCAGCTCCCACCTAG
- the LOC102512583 gene encoding zinc finger protein 205 isoform X2, which yields MSTGGGGIWATQDKERAREISGHGHSCQEMLSKSEETVPLGAAQESPHIKMEPEESHPDGASQEARAQGVRGWMPLSQDSKEKVHFLPGGALPSPQIPVLSQEGRTRDRQMAAALLTAWSQMPVTFEDVALYLSREEWGQLDHTQQSFYRDVLQKRNGLSFGFPFSRPFWACQVQGKGEASSSSRQTGDEERRGAMEVGKKELAPSLAALRDVKSFKGRVERAQGDALQCGQPAASGQSPGPAKDDVQSAPLEEGQPKPAPPDNGLPKAQEGGFPERPRDQETTAPESSEEGLAVDGDADKKTYTCEQCGKGFSWHSHLVTHRRTHTGEKPYACTDCGKRFGRSSHLIQHQIIHTGEKPYTCPSCWKSFSHHSTLIQHQRIHTGEKPYVCDRCAKRFTRRSDLVTHQGTHTGAKPHKCPICGKCFTQSSALVTHQRTHTGVKPYPCPECGKCFSQRSNLIAHNRTHTGEKPYHCLDCGKSFSHSSHLTAHQRTHRGVRPYSCPLCGKSFSRRSNLHRHEKIHTAGPKALAMLMLGAAGALASPPPAPT from the exons ATTTCAGGTCATGGGCATTCTTGTCAAGAAATGCTTTCCAAGTCGGAGGAGACAGTGCCTTTGGGAGCCGCTCAGGAGTCACCCCACATCAAGATGGAGCCAGAAGAGTCACACCCTGATGGGGCGTCACAGGAGGCCAGAGCTCAAGGAGTGCGGGGCTGGATGCCCCTAAGCCAGGACTCTAAAGAGAAAGTGCATTTCCTGCCtggtggag ccctcccctccccccagatccCTGTACTTTCCCAGGAGGGGAGGACCAGAGACCGGCAGATGGCTGCGGCACTCCTCACCGCCTGGTCCCAG ATGCCAGTGACCTTTGAGGACGTGGCTCTGTACCTCTCCCGTGAGGAGTGGGGACAGCTGGACCACACACAGCAGAGCTTCTACAGGGATGTCCTGCAGAAGAGGAACGGGCTGTCCTTTG GGTTTCCCTTCAGCAGACCTTTCTGGGCCTGTCAAGTGCAGGGCAAGGGCGAGGCCTCAAGCTCCAGCCGACAGACAGgagatgaggagaggagag GAGCCatggaggtggggaagaaggagCTGGCCCCATCCCTGGCAGCCCTCAGGGATGTGAAGTCCTTCAAAGGCAGGGTGGAGAGAGCCCAGGGGGACGCCCTGCAGTGCGGGCAGCCAGCGGCCAGcgggcagagcccagggccagccaAAGACGATGTGCAGTCCGCTCCCTTGGAGGAGGGACAGCCCAAACCAGCCCCGCCTGACAATggcctcccaaaggcccaggaGGGTGGCTTCCCAGAGCGACCCAGAGACCAGGAGACCACCGCCCCTGAGAGCAGCGAGGAGGGCCTGGCTGTCGACGGCGACGCAGACAAGAAGACCTACACGTGCGAGCAGTGCGGCAAGGGCTTCAGCTGGCACTCCCACCTGGTGACGCACCGGCGCACACACACGGGCGAGAAGCCCTACGCCTGCACGGACTGCGGCAAGCGCTTCGGCCGCAGCTCGCACCTCATCCAGCACCAGATCATCCACACCGGCGAGAAGCCCTACACCTGCCCCTCCTGCTGGAAGAGCTTTAGCCACCACTCGACGCTGATCCAGCACCAGCGCATCCACACGGGCGAAAAGCCCTACGTGTGCGACCGCTGCGCCAAGCGCTTCACCCGCCGCTCGGACCTGGTCACCCATCAGGGCACCCACACGGGCGCCAAGCCACACAAGTGTCCCATCTGCGGCAAGTGCTTCACGCAGAGCTCGGCCCTCGTCACCCACCAGCGCACCCACACTGGGGTCAAGCCCTACCCGTGCCCCGAGTGCGGCAAGTGCTTCAGCCAGCGCTCCAACCTCATTGCCCACAACCGCACGCACACCGGCGAGAAGCCCTACCACTGCCTCGATTGCGGCAAGAGCTTCAGCCACAGCTCGCACCTGACCGCCCACCAGCGCACCCACCGCGGGGTCCGGCCCTACTCCTGCCCGCTGTGCGGCAAGAGCTTCAGCCGCCGCTCCAACCTGCACCGGCACGAGAAGATTCACACGGCGGGGCCCAAGGCCCTGGCCATGCTGATGCTGGGGGCGGCCGGGGCGCTGGCCTCACCCCCACCAGCTCCCACCTAG